One Esox lucius isolate fEsoLuc1 chromosome 1, fEsoLuc1.pri, whole genome shotgun sequence genomic region harbors:
- the rtn4rl1b gene encoding reticulon-4 receptor-like 1b encodes MFKGGCGLEFLLVLCGLDLSWSCPHHCICYTAPSTVSCQAHNFLSVPEGIPAHSERIFLQNNKIHRLLRGHFSPTTVTLWIYSNNITYIEPSTFHGFVQLEELDLGDNRHLRSLAADTFHGLGRLHALHLYRCGLSALPTNIFQGLRNLQYLYLQDNHLEFLQDDIFVDLHNLSHLFLHGNRLWSLHQNTFRGLGALDRLLLHHNQLQWVDRLAFHDLRRLTTLYLFNNSLTELSGECLALLPALEYLRLNDNPWECDCKALSLWDWLKRFRGSTSSVGCQAPAQLAGKDLKQLRKEDFPNCSGSESLHQSKTNSWAETDKVSLKKEPPPEPPSHSHRPHHNEELNYPSPPAPLPHPPPAINGEVQESGGQPGLAPPQRPGRARNCTRQRVRGSKGKGQNEVHTLKEMADKEYSSPDFEGGKYDHTSPDGTVTRRKHKCPPRTTVRPPSGVQQANNKAALSQPLQYLYIIVGAFLPMTIAYIPR; translated from the exons GCTGCGGGCTTGAGTTCCTGCTGGTTCTCTGTGGTCTGGATCTCTCCTGGTCCTGTCCACATCACTGTATCTGCTACACGGCGCCCAGCACAGTCAGCTGCCAGGCACACAACTTCCTGTCCGTCCCGGAAGGCATCCCGGCGCACAGCGAGCGCATCTTCCTGCAGAACAACAAGATCCATCGGCTGCTGCGAGGTCACTTCAGCCCCACCACCGTCACGCTGTGGATCTACTCCAACAACATAACCTACATCGAGCCGTCCACCTTCCACGGCTTCGTTcagctggaggagctggacctgGGGGACAACCGCCACCTGCGCTCCCTGGCCGCAGACACCTTCCATGGTTTGGGCCGTCTCCACGCGCTGCACCTTTACCGCTGTGGGCTCAGTGCTCTGCCCACCAACATCTTCCAGGGTCTACGTAACCTGCAGTATCTCTACCTACAG GATAATCACCTAGAGTTCCTGCAGGACGACATCTTTGTTGATCTGCACAACCTGAGCCACCTGTTCTTGCACGGCAACCGTCTGTGGTCGCTGCACCAGAACACCTTCCGCGGTCTGGGGGCCCTGGACCGTCTCCTGCTGCACCACAACCAACTGCAATGGGTGGACCGCCTGGCCTTCCACGACCTGCGACGCCTCACCACCCTCTACCTGTTCAACAACTCCCTGACCGAGCTGTCCGGAGAATGCCTGGCCCTGCTGCCCGCCCTGGAGTACCTGCGCCTCAACGACAACCCCTGGGAGTGTGACTGCAAGGCCCTGTCGCTCTGGGACTGGCTCAAGCGCTTCCGAGGTTCCACTTCGTCCGTTGGCTGCCAGGCCCCGGCACAGCTGGCTGGGAAGGACCTCAAGCAGCTCCGCAAGGAAGACTTCCCCAACTGCTCCGGCTCCGAGTCCCTGCACCAGAGCAAGACCAACTCTTGGGCAGAGACCGATAAGGTGTCTCTAAAGAAGGAACCGCCCCCGGAGCCTCCTTCTCACTCCCACCGGCCGCACCACAACGAGGAACTCAACTACCCTTCCCCGCCGGCACCTCTTCCCCATCCACCCCCAGCTATAAACGGGGAGGTCCAAGAATCAGGAGGACAGCCGGGGCTGGCGCCCCCTCAGAGGCCTGGCCGTGCCCGGAACTGCACCCGCCAGCGTGTCAGGGGGAGCAAGGGAAAGGGCCAGAACGAGGTGCACACCTTGAAGGAGATGGCAGATAAGGAGTACTCCTCGCCCGATTTTGAAGGGGGCAAATATGACCACACGTCCCCGGATGGCACCGTCACACGGAGAAAGCACAAGTGCCCTCCCCGGACCACTGTTCGCCCCCCTAGTGGGGTACAACAAGCCAACAACAAGGCCGCGTTGTCCCAACCCTTACAGTATCTGTACATCATAGTGGGAGCCTTTTTGCCTATGACCATTGCCTATATTCCTCGCTGA